The Candidatus Krumholzibacteriia bacterium genome has a segment encoding these proteins:
- a CDS encoding ribonuclease HI family protein, whose product MGRPDISEFALPPAESPYPHGGPAVVYTDGASRGNPGPAAYGCVYALEDGTVLCAEGVGIGDDTNNVAEWKGCIAALERLTAWGVTDAVLRLDSELVVKQLRGIYKVKKEHLRPLHERARTLSARIPSFRIEHVRRADNALADAMANSALDEGTARADASH is encoded by the coding sequence GTGGGTCGCCCGGACATCAGCGAGTTCGCCCTGCCGCCCGCCGAGTCCCCGTATCCCCACGGCGGACCGGCCGTCGTCTACACCGACGGCGCCTCCCGTGGCAATCCCGGGCCGGCGGCCTACGGCTGTGTGTACGCGCTCGAAGACGGCACCGTGCTCTGTGCCGAGGGCGTGGGCATCGGCGACGACACGAACAACGTGGCCGAATGGAAGGGCTGCATCGCCGCGCTGGAGCGGCTGACCGCCTGGGGAGTGACCGACGCGGTGCTGCGGTTGGACAGCGAACTCGTGGTGAAGCAGCTGCGGGGGATCTACAAGGTCAAGAAGGAGCACCTTCGCCCGCTCCACGAACGCGCCCGGACGCTGAGCGCGAGGATTCCGTCGTTCCGGATCGAGCACGTGCGGCGCGCGGACAACGCGCTGGCCGACGCCATGGCGAACTCCGCGCTCGACGAGGGCACGGCACGAGCCGACGCTTCCCACTGA
- the recJ gene encoding single-stranded-DNA-specific exonuclease RecJ, with translation MPQQSSTPDGGPGPLWDLPTRDDLRAGADLAHALALPTVAGQILWRRGFTAAEAAARWLEPDAADLHDPSDLPDLDAAVVRIGHAIDDGERIVVHGDYDADGICGTALLTRGLRRLGAVVEPFVPDRQRDGYGVARRLIEHAGRSHVGLLITVDTGSAAHEALGRARELGIDVIVCDHHRFERHPDGAEWFVNPLRPDSRYPHADLCGGGIAYQLLRAVAAARGGDADEELPLAALATIGDQMPLRGENRILVRRGLAALGATRIPGLRALMEVARIGRRVDVEDVAFQIAPRINAPGRIERARTTLDLLLAPDAVSARSGAQRLEALNRERKRIGAECADDAVAMAERRIAERDPAGLVLSSPAWHRGVVGIAAAKVARAYGRPALLLAVEGDGAVGSARSVPGVDLVEVLDQCADLLDRYGGHAAAAGLAVASEHVAELEDRFHRAIRRPAGAEVAPPLRIDAILGHEDLDEDLAAFLNALGPFGQDNPSPRLAGLGWRHRRSPRVVGERHLRLDLDHGGRARGLIAFGQAEAWMPTAVGAPDLDVAFTVRYRPDSNYDVWELTLDGLRPASGSGPAVGGQEPGGTQEQP, from the coding sequence ATGCCTCAGCAGTCGAGCACCCCGGACGGCGGCCCCGGTCCGCTGTGGGATCTCCCCACCCGCGACGACCTCCGGGCCGGCGCCGACCTCGCGCATGCGCTCGCGCTGCCGACGGTGGCCGGACAGATCCTCTGGCGGCGGGGATTCACCGCGGCCGAGGCCGCGGCACGGTGGCTCGAGCCCGACGCGGCCGATCTGCACGATCCCTCCGATCTCCCCGACCTGGACGCCGCCGTGGTCAGGATCGGGCACGCGATCGACGACGGCGAGCGGATCGTCGTCCACGGCGACTACGACGCCGACGGGATCTGCGGAACCGCGCTGCTCACCCGTGGTCTGCGCCGGTTGGGAGCGGTGGTCGAGCCCTTCGTTCCCGATCGCCAGCGCGACGGGTACGGGGTCGCCCGTCGGCTGATCGAGCACGCGGGCCGCAGTCACGTGGGCCTGCTGATCACCGTCGACACCGGCAGCGCGGCGCACGAGGCCCTGGGCCGGGCGCGCGAACTCGGGATCGACGTGATCGTGTGCGATCACCATCGTTTCGAGCGGCATCCCGACGGCGCAGAGTGGTTCGTGAACCCTCTGCGTCCCGACAGCCGCTACCCGCACGCCGACCTTTGCGGTGGCGGGATCGCGTACCAGCTGCTGCGCGCCGTGGCCGCCGCCCGCGGTGGAGACGCCGACGAAGAGCTCCCCCTGGCCGCACTCGCCACCATCGGCGACCAGATGCCCCTGCGCGGCGAGAATCGAATCCTGGTACGCCGGGGGCTCGCGGCTCTCGGTGCCACCCGGATCCCGGGCCTGCGCGCGCTGATGGAGGTCGCGCGGATCGGCCGGCGGGTCGACGTCGAGGACGTGGCCTTCCAGATCGCTCCGCGCATCAATGCGCCGGGGCGGATCGAGCGCGCCCGGACCACGCTCGACCTGTTGCTCGCACCCGACGCGGTGTCCGCACGCAGCGGGGCGCAGCGGCTCGAGGCCCTGAACCGCGAGCGCAAGCGGATCGGCGCCGAGTGCGCCGACGACGCGGTCGCCATGGCGGAGCGCCGGATCGCGGAGCGCGATCCCGCGGGTCTGGTTCTGTCGTCGCCGGCGTGGCACCGGGGCGTGGTCGGGATCGCGGCGGCGAAGGTCGCCCGTGCCTACGGTCGGCCGGCCCTGCTGCTGGCGGTCGAGGGCGACGGGGCGGTGGGCAGCGCCCGGAGCGTGCCCGGTGTGGACCTCGTCGAGGTGCTCGACCAGTGCGCCGACCTGCTCGATCGCTATGGCGGGCACGCGGCCGCGGCCGGTCTGGCCGTGGCGTCGGAGCATGTCGCGGAGCTCGAGGACCGCTTCCACCGTGCCATCCGGCGCCCGGCGGGCGCCGAGGTCGCCCCGCCCCTGCGCATCGACGCGATCCTGGGCCACGAAGACCTCGACGAGGACCTGGCCGCGTTCTTGAATGCCCTGGGTCCTTTCGGGCAGGACAACCCCAGTCCCCGCCTCGCGGGGCTGGGATGGCGGCATCGGCGGTCGCCCCGCGTGGTCGGAGAGCGTCACCTGCGGCTGGATCTCGACCACGGAGGGCGCGCGCGGGGCCTGATCGCGTTCGGGCAGGCCGAGGCCTGGATGCCCACGGCGGTGGGAGCACCCGACCTCGACGTGGCCTTCACCGTGCGGTACCGACCCGATTCGAATTACGATGTATGGGAGCTCACACTCGACGGACTCCGACCTGCCTCCGGCTCCGGGCCCGCGGTGGGTGGTCAGGAACCAGGAGGAACCCAGGAGCAACCTTGA
- a CDS encoding bifunctional (p)ppGpp synthetase/guanosine-3',5'-bis(diphosphate) 3'-pyrophosphohydrolase yields MISKPATRTNPLDLEGRMSAVVEQVRAYHAEADLEKLWRGFHVGRDAHDGQNRKSGEPYFTHCVSVAEALTDLRMDVDTIVAGLLHDVVEDTGIGLDDVRETFGDDVALLVDGVTKINEIRYANPEAQQAENYRKMLLTMAKDVRVILIKLCDRLHNMRTIASLSRHRQEAIAQETLNVYAPLAHRFGIARLKWELEDLAFETLHPDDHAAILQGIREQRSEREGIIEAFTRPLCRLLDKAGMSYEVQGRPKHYYSVWRKMQSRSMPLAKIFDLLAVRLIVDEVGDCYHALGLVHANWVPIHDRLKDYIANPKQNAYQSLHTTVHGPDGHLIEVQIRTHEMHRRAEVGIAAHWLYKEGRDDRPAKPGDRLDEQMQWFREVLELQQDVHDPREFMEALKIDLFQDEVYVFSPKGEVFKMAQGSTPLDFAFHVHSEVGLHCSGARVDGRLVSLRYPLRSGETVEVLTNKNASPSPGWLEIVQTSKAKHKIRQWIKATQFEESVKLGREMVERELKKRKALDLFESKIEEVSQDLGHTDPDRLLAAIGNGAVPLQRVLNKMAPPPEKKRRIIPLPDRLSKALKRPAAGGVRIQGVDNLMISFAKCCQPVPGDAIKGIVTIGRGVSVHRADCDNLGPDRIEPERLIDVNWDVGEETAFPVQLIVAGHDRLNLLADISRAISDMGVNIQAGSFEGEHEYAHCTFVIEVRNLSHLDRIIRAIRGLNGVDRVERAAVGLSDGTAFESGTDA; encoded by the coding sequence TTGATCTCGAAGCCGGCGACACGCACCAATCCCCTCGACCTCGAAGGCCGCATGTCCGCGGTCGTCGAACAGGTGCGCGCGTACCACGCGGAGGCCGATCTCGAGAAACTCTGGCGCGGGTTCCACGTTGGCCGCGACGCCCACGACGGGCAGAACCGCAAGAGCGGTGAGCCCTACTTCACCCACTGTGTGAGCGTGGCCGAGGCCCTTACGGACCTCCGTATGGACGTCGACACGATCGTGGCGGGGCTGCTGCACGACGTGGTCGAAGACACCGGAATCGGACTCGACGACGTGCGCGAGACCTTCGGTGACGACGTGGCCCTGCTCGTCGACGGCGTGACCAAGATCAACGAGATCCGCTACGCCAATCCCGAGGCGCAGCAGGCCGAGAACTACCGCAAGATGCTGCTGACGATGGCCAAGGACGTGCGGGTCATCCTGATCAAGCTCTGCGACCGCCTGCACAACATGCGCACGATCGCCTCGCTGTCGCGTCACCGGCAGGAGGCGATCGCGCAGGAGACGCTGAACGTCTACGCGCCGCTGGCCCACCGCTTCGGGATCGCCCGGCTGAAGTGGGAGCTCGAGGACCTCGCGTTCGAGACCCTGCATCCCGACGACCACGCCGCGATCCTGCAGGGCATCCGCGAGCAACGGTCCGAGCGGGAGGGCATCATCGAGGCCTTCACCCGGCCGCTGTGTCGCCTGCTCGACAAGGCGGGGATGAGCTACGAGGTCCAGGGCCGACCGAAGCACTACTACTCGGTCTGGCGGAAGATGCAGTCGCGCAGCATGCCGCTCGCCAAGATCTTCGACCTGCTGGCCGTCCGGTTGATCGTGGACGAAGTCGGCGATTGCTACCATGCGCTGGGCCTGGTGCACGCCAACTGGGTGCCGATCCACGACCGGTTGAAGGACTACATCGCCAATCCGAAGCAGAACGCCTACCAGTCGCTGCACACCACCGTGCACGGCCCCGACGGCCATCTGATCGAGGTGCAGATCCGTACCCACGAGATGCATCGCCGCGCCGAGGTGGGGATCGCCGCACACTGGCTCTACAAGGAAGGTCGCGACGACCGTCCGGCCAAGCCCGGCGACCGCCTCGACGAACAGATGCAGTGGTTCCGCGAGGTGCTCGAACTGCAGCAGGACGTCCACGACCCGCGCGAGTTCATGGAGGCGCTGAAGATCGACCTCTTCCAGGACGAGGTCTACGTCTTCAGTCCCAAGGGCGAGGTCTTCAAGATGGCGCAGGGGTCCACGCCGCTGGACTTCGCGTTCCACGTGCACAGCGAGGTCGGTCTGCACTGTAGCGGGGCGCGGGTCGACGGACGGCTCGTGTCGTTGCGTTATCCGCTGCGCAGTGGTGAGACGGTCGAGGTGCTCACGAACAAGAACGCCAGTCCCAGCCCCGGCTGGCTCGAGATCGTCCAGACCAGCAAGGCCAAGCACAAGATCCGGCAGTGGATCAAGGCCACGCAGTTCGAAGAGTCGGTCAAGCTGGGCCGCGAGATGGTCGAGCGCGAGCTGAAGAAGCGCAAGGCGCTCGACCTGTTCGAGTCGAAGATCGAAGAGGTGTCGCAGGATCTGGGGCACACCGACCCCGACCGGCTGCTCGCGGCCATCGGCAACGGTGCGGTGCCGCTGCAGCGGGTGCTGAACAAGATGGCGCCGCCGCCCGAGAAGAAGCGCCGGATCATCCCGCTTCCCGACCGCCTGTCGAAGGCGCTCAAGCGTCCCGCGGCCGGAGGGGTGCGGATCCAGGGCGTGGACAACCTCATGATCAGCTTCGCCAAGTGCTGCCAGCCGGTGCCGGGCGATGCGATCAAGGGAATCGTGACCATCGGCCGTGGCGTGAGTGTTCACCGCGCCGACTGCGACAACCTCGGCCCCGACCGCATCGAGCCCGAGCGCCTGATCGACGTGAACTGGGACGTGGGCGAAGAGACCGCGTTCCCCGTGCAGTTGATCGTGGCCGGGCACGACCGCCTGAATCTGTTGGCCGACATCTCGCGAGCGATCAGCGACATGGGCGTGAACATCCAGGCCGGCAGTTTCGAAGGCGAGCACGAGTACGCCCACTGCACCTTCGTGATCGAGGTCCGCAACCTGTCGCACCTCGACCGGATCATCCGCGCGATCCGGGGCCTGAACGGGGTGGACCGGGTCGAACGCGCTGCGGTCGGTCTCAGCGACGGGACGGCATTCGAGTCCGGGACCGACGCATGA
- the dtd gene encoding D-aminoacyl-tRNA deacylase, with product MRVVLQRVRQASVTVADTVTGSIDRGLLILCAFRENDTEAELEWMARKCVELRIFPDDEGKMNRGLRDVDGAVLVVSQFTLYGDARKGRRPSFVGSAPGEQAERLYDRFVRCLRDLDVRVATGIFAADMQVELQNDGPVTLILDRDADGGA from the coding sequence ATGAGGGTCGTCCTGCAGCGCGTTCGTCAGGCCTCGGTCACCGTGGCCGACACCGTGACCGGATCGATCGACCGCGGGCTGTTGATCCTCTGTGCCTTCCGCGAGAACGACACCGAAGCCGAGCTCGAGTGGATGGCGCGCAAGTGTGTCGAGTTGCGGATCTTTCCCGACGACGAGGGAAAGATGAACCGCGGCCTGCGCGACGTGGACGGCGCCGTGCTCGTGGTGTCGCAGTTCACCCTCTACGGCGATGCGCGCAAGGGACGTCGTCCGAGCTTCGTGGGCTCGGCTCCGGGCGAGCAGGCCGAGCGTCTGTACGATCGTTTCGTCCGGTGTCTCCGGGACCTCGACGTCCGCGTGGCCACCGGCATCTTCGCCGCCGACATGCAGGTCGAACTGCAGAACGACGGTCCGGTCACGTTGATCCTCGACCGCGATGCCGACGGCGGAGCATGA
- a CDS encoding Maf family protein — MNGHPFLRPGDRPLVLASRSPRRAEILRAQGLDFTVQPAGIDETVLDDETPAAHVCRLALEKARAVAADHPDAMVLGSDTVVVIDGEILGKPEDEAEARAMLRRLAGREHAVYSSAALVTDGTQGVDHDVTRVRFRELDHVEIAAYVASGEPMDKAGAYGIQQRGALLVAGIDGCYFNVMGLPLQAFRRVWIEVVGPIAGHPAGPANPTDTGTGGSA; from the coding sequence ATGAACGGGCACCCCTTCCTGCGACCCGGTGATCGACCGCTGGTCCTGGCCAGCCGCAGTCCGCGGCGGGCCGAGATCCTGCGGGCGCAGGGACTCGACTTCACCGTGCAACCGGCGGGCATCGACGAGACCGTGCTCGACGACGAGACCCCCGCGGCGCACGTTTGTCGGCTCGCCCTGGAGAAGGCGCGCGCCGTGGCGGCGGATCATCCCGACGCCATGGTCCTCGGCTCGGACACCGTGGTGGTGATCGACGGCGAGATCCTCGGAAAGCCCGAGGACGAGGCCGAGGCGCGGGCCATGCTGCGACGCCTCGCCGGCCGCGAGCACGCGGTGTACAGTTCGGCCGCGCTGGTCACCGACGGGACGCAGGGCGTGGACCACGACGTCACGCGGGTGCGCTTCCGGGAACTCGACCACGTCGAGATCGCGGCCTACGTGGCCAGCGGCGAGCCCATGGACAAGGCCGGGGCCTACGGGATCCAGCAGCGCGGTGCGCTGCTGGTGGCCGGAATCGACGGCTGCTACTTCAACGTGATGGGCCTGCCGCTGCAGGCCTTCCGGCGCGTCTGGATCGAGGTCGTGGGGCCGATCGCCGGCCACCCGGCGGGCCCGGCGAACCCGACCGACACGGGAACAGGAGGATCGGCGTGA
- the mtnA gene encoding S-methyl-5-thioribose-1-phosphate isomerase: protein MSTSTVAYRDGAVHLLDQTRLPHHEEVLVCGDVPTLVDAIRRLVVRGAPAIGVAAGHGVVMAAERRLDTGGDFVAGVREDIETLRASRPTAVNLGWALDRQVVVLDRMAAAEPTAVRDALAAEARAIHAEDEELCRRMGRFGAELLPDPATVITHCNTGALATAGIGTALGVILTAAEQGRTVKVFADETRPLLQGARLTAWELRRAGVGVEVMSDGAAGWCLHTQPVDAVLVGSDRIAANGDVANKIGTYPLAVLARRHGVPFYVVAPTSTVDLTLPAGDGIPIEQRDSAEVTAYGGHPVAPEGVGGFNPAFDVTPAELVSAIVTDQGVLRPPYGPALESAVAASRANH, encoded by the coding sequence GTGAGCACTTCCACCGTGGCCTACCGCGACGGAGCGGTCCACCTGCTCGACCAGACCCGGCTGCCGCACCACGAAGAGGTGCTGGTCTGCGGCGACGTGCCGACCCTGGTCGACGCGATCCGCCGCCTGGTGGTGCGCGGCGCGCCGGCGATCGGCGTGGCCGCCGGCCACGGCGTGGTCATGGCCGCCGAACGCCGCCTGGACACCGGTGGCGACTTCGTGGCGGGCGTGCGCGAGGACATCGAGACCCTGCGCGCGTCGCGGCCGACCGCCGTGAACCTCGGCTGGGCGCTCGACCGCCAGGTGGTCGTGCTCGACCGGATGGCCGCCGCCGAGCCCACCGCCGTGCGCGACGCCCTGGCCGCCGAGGCCCGGGCGATCCACGCCGAGGACGAGGAGCTGTGCCGGCGCATGGGGCGCTTCGGCGCCGAGCTGTTGCCCGACCCGGCCACGGTGATCACCCACTGCAACACCGGTGCCCTGGCCACCGCCGGCATCGGCACGGCCCTGGGCGTGATCCTCACCGCCGCCGAACAGGGACGCACCGTGAAGGTGTTCGCCGACGAGACCCGCCCGCTGCTGCAGGGCGCCCGGCTCACGGCCTGGGAGCTGCGGCGGGCCGGAGTGGGCGTCGAGGTGATGAGCGACGGGGCGGCCGGCTGGTGCCTGCACACCCAGCCCGTCGACGCCGTTCTGGTGGGCAGCGACCGGATCGCCGCCAACGGCGACGTGGCCAACAAGATCGGCACCTACCCGCTGGCCGTCCTGGCCCGTCGCCACGGGGTGCCGTTCTACGTGGTGGCCCCGACGAGCACCGTGGACTTGACGCTGCCGGCCGGAGATGGCATTCCCATCGAACAGCGCGATTCCGCCGAGGTGACCGCCTACGGCGGGCATCCGGTGGCCCCGGAGGGGGTCGGGGGCTTCAATCCGGCCTTCGACGTCACCCCGGCCGAACTGGTGTCGGCCATCGTGACCGACCAGGGGGTGTTGCGGCCGCCCTACGGCCCGGCCCTGGAGTCCGCGGTGGCGGCCTCGCGCGCAAACCACTGA
- the rplM gene encoding 50S ribosomal protein L13 — protein sequence MTVSAKAETVERRWYVVDAASAPLGRVASRVATVLRGKHKPSYTPHVDCGDHVIVVNAEQLQLTGGKLDGKIYDRYSGYQSGRYLRTAREQMDRDPRVVVESAVRGMLPKNKLGRSMIKKLKVYTGAEHPHAAQSPEPLELNL from the coding sequence ATGACCGTGAGCGCCAAGGCCGAGACCGTCGAGCGTCGCTGGTACGTGGTCGACGCCGCGTCGGCCCCGCTGGGCCGTGTCGCGAGCCGGGTGGCGACCGTGCTCCGAGGCAAGCACAAGCCGAGCTACACGCCCCACGTCGACTGCGGCGACCACGTGATCGTGGTGAACGCCGAGCAGCTCCAGCTGACCGGCGGCAAGTTGGACGGCAAGATCTACGACCGGTATTCCGGTTACCAGAGCGGTCGGTACCTCCGCACCGCCCGCGAGCAGATGGATCGCGACCCACGGGTCGTGGTCGAGTCCGCCGTACGCGGCATGCTGCCCAAGAACAAACTGGGCCGCTCGATGATCAAGAAGCTGAAGGTGTACACCGGCGCCGAGCATCCGCACGCCGCCCAGAGCCCCGAGCCGCTCGAGTTGAATCTCTAG
- the rpsI gene encoding 30S ribosomal protein S9, whose amino-acid sequence MNETQTTTRPIADRAYATGRRKEATARVWITPGSGKFTVNGRAFEDYFPTPTRRMVIEQPLTLVERKGELDVLVTVRGGGVGGQAGAVRHALARALVNMDEELRQTLRKAGFLTRDAREVERKKYGQPGARKRFQFSKR is encoded by the coding sequence ATGAACGAAACGCAGACGACGACTCGTCCGATCGCCGACCGGGCCTACGCCACGGGACGCCGCAAGGAGGCCACCGCGCGCGTGTGGATCACTCCTGGTTCCGGCAAGTTCACGGTCAACGGCCGCGCCTTCGAGGATTATTTTCCCACGCCGACTCGCCGCATGGTGATCGAGCAGCCACTGACGCTGGTCGAGCGCAAGGGTGAGCTCGACGTCTTGGTGACCGTGCGTGGTGGCGGTGTGGGGGGTCAGGCGGGCGCCGTGCGTCACGCCCTCGCCCGCGCCCTGGTGAACATGGACGAGGAGCTGCGCCAGACCCTGCGTAAGGCCGGGTTCCTCACGCGCGATGCCCGCGAGGTCGAGCGCAAGAAGTACGGTCAGCCGGGCGCACGCAAGCGCTTCCAGTTCAGCAAGCGCTAG
- the rpsB gene encoding 30S ribosomal protein S2, giving the protein MAVEVTLKELLEAGVHFGHQTRKWNPKMRDYIFIARGGIHIIDLQKTMSHIRPAFEFLTKTAASGKKVLFIATKKQARQPLVEAAEAVNQPYVSERWLGGMLTNFQTISGSIRKLEEIESRIAGGQSEQMTKKELLEYTRQHEKLVRNLGGIRDLKRLPGAVFVIDAKEEETAVKEANKLGIPVVGIVDTNADPDVIDYPVPGNDDAIRSIQLFARLAKEAIAEGLALGSEGQSAEVEKQEAKAQGEAASSGQAQSSTTEVTSKSAG; this is encoded by the coding sequence ATGGCCGTCGAGGTCACGCTCAAGGAATTGCTCGAAGCGGGTGTCCATTTCGGACACCAGACCCGCAAGTGGAACCCCAAGATGCGCGATTACATCTTCATCGCGCGCGGTGGGATCCACATCATCGATCTGCAGAAGACGATGAGTCACATCCGTCCCGCCTTCGAGTTCCTGACGAAGACGGCCGCCTCGGGCAAGAAGGTCCTCTTCATCGCCACCAAGAAGCAGGCGCGTCAGCCGCTGGTGGAGGCCGCCGAGGCCGTGAACCAGCCCTACGTGTCCGAGCGCTGGCTCGGGGGCATGCTCACCAACTTCCAGACCATCAGCGGCAGCATCCGCAAGCTCGAGGAGATCGAGTCGAGGATCGCCGGCGGTCAGTCCGAGCAGATGACCAAGAAGGAACTGCTCGAGTACACACGGCAGCACGAGAAGCTGGTGCGTAACCTCGGCGGGATCCGCGACCTGAAGCGGCTCCCCGGTGCGGTCTTCGTGATCGACGCCAAGGAAGAGGAGACCGCGGTCAAGGAAGCCAACAAGCTCGGCATCCCCGTGGTCGGAATCGTCGACACCAACGCCGATCCCGATGTGATCGACTACCCGGTGCCCGGCAACGACGACGCGATCCGCTCGATCCAGCTCTTCGCGCGCCTGGCCAAGGAAGCCATCGCCGAGGGTCTGGCCCTGGGCAGCGAGGGCCAGAGCGCCGAGGTCGAGAAGCAGGAGGCCAAGGCCCAGGGCGAAGCCGCGAGCAGCGGACAGGCCCAGAGCAGCACGACCGAGGTCACGAGCAAGTCCGCCGGTTAG
- the tsf gene encoding translation elongation factor Ts: MSISAAQVKELRERTGAGMMDCKKALTETDGDVDKAIEFLRTKGMAKAEKKADRATKQGLVESYIHPGGGVGVLVEVLCETDFVARTDDFKGFVHDVAMHIAATGPLALSADELDQSTLEAEREIYVKQAMEEGKPQEIAEKMVEGRLKKFRKENALLEQPFVKNPDQTIEELVKEKVASLGENIRIHRFARFAIGD, encoded by the coding sequence ATGAGCATCAGCGCCGCCCAGGTCAAGGAGCTCCGGGAACGCACCGGAGCCGGCATGATGGACTGCAAGAAGGCCCTGACCGAGACCGACGGTGACGTCGACAAGGCCATCGAGTTCCTGCGCACCAAGGGCATGGCCAAGGCCGAGAAGAAGGCCGACCGCGCGACCAAGCAGGGTCTGGTGGAGAGCTACATCCATCCCGGCGGCGGCGTGGGCGTGCTCGTCGAGGTGCTGTGCGAGACCGACTTCGTGGCCCGCACCGACGACTTCAAGGGCTTCGTGCACGACGTGGCCATGCACATCGCGGCGACCGGCCCGCTGGCCCTGAGCGCCGACGAGCTCGACCAGTCCACGCTCGAGGCCGAGCGCGAGATCTACGTGAAGCAGGCCATGGAAGAGGGCAAGCCGCAGGAGATCGCCGAGAAGATGGTCGAGGGGCGGCTGAAGAAGTTCCGCAAGGAGAACGCCCTGCTCGAGCAGCCCTTCGTGAAGAATCCCGACCAGACGATCGAGGAGCTGGTGAAGGAGAAGGTGGCCAGCCTGGGTGAGAACATCCGGATCCACCGCTTCGCCCGTTTCGCGATCGGGGACTGA